One genomic window of Onychostoma macrolepis isolate SWU-2019 chromosome 25, ASM1243209v1, whole genome shotgun sequence includes the following:
- the ccl33.3 gene encoding chemokine (C-C motif) ligand 33, duplicate 3 isoform X2: MWCRLKLSQTTETAHYQSLRINFKSEIMRASSLCLMFGLVLLMAWTSEAQLAHAVPESCCFKFIDFQIPASKIKSALKTSSHCPVSGIVVTTPRTEFCVRPDEAWIKPVMEKQLR, from the exons atgtggtGCAGACTCAAATTGTCTCAGACAACTGAAACAGCTCATTATCAAAGCTTGAGGATCAACTTCAAATCAGAAATCATGAGGGCATCTTCTTTGTGTCTGATGTTCGGGCTGGTCCTGCTGATGGCCTGGACTTCTGAGGCTCAAC TTGCTCATGCAGTTCCTGAGAGTTGTTGCTTCAAATTTATTGACTTTCAAATTCCAGCCTCAAAAATTAAGAGTGCTCTGAAGACAAGTTCACATTGCCCTGTCTCTGGCATTGT GGTTACGACACCTAGAACCGAATTTTGTGTGAGACCGGATGAGGCTTGGATAAAGCCTGTAATGGAGAAGCAGCTTCGTTAA
- the ccl33.3 gene encoding chemokine (C-C motif) ligand 33, duplicate 3 isoform X1, whose product MWCRLKLSQTTETAHYQSLRINFKSEIMRASSLCLMFGLVLLMAWTSEAQPVAHAVPESCCFKFIDFQIPASKIKSALKTSSHCPVSGIVVTTPRTEFCVRPDEAWIKPVMEKQLR is encoded by the exons atgtggtGCAGACTCAAATTGTCTCAGACAACTGAAACAGCTCATTATCAAAGCTTGAGGATCAACTTCAAATCAGAAATCATGAGGGCATCTTCTTTGTGTCTGATGTTCGGGCTGGTCCTGCTGATGGCCTGGACTTCTGAGGCTCAAC CAGTTGCTCATGCAGTTCCTGAGAGTTGTTGCTTCAAATTTATTGACTTTCAAATTCCAGCCTCAAAAATTAAGAGTGCTCTGAAGACAAGTTCACATTGCCCTGTCTCTGGCATTGT GGTTACGACACCTAGAACCGAATTTTGTGTGAGACCGGATGAGGCTTGGATAAAGCCTGTAATGGAGAAGCAGCTTCGTTAA